One region of Triticum aestivum cultivar Chinese Spring chromosome 6B, IWGSC CS RefSeq v2.1, whole genome shotgun sequence genomic DNA includes:
- the LOC123134953 gene encoding CASP-like protein 4A2: MTGLRDEPAAREPRRSKRLQRSMPEAAAPPPARRTRRTKRPAPPREAEPSVPDARAARSSSPRYNDRELVDVAALPPRPAPRAEAAPVPPPERGDSPRTAYVLRNRRVPDTGIHKPTPPPCYERREIKLDQPRLSKKQLKRAELWNAPACARKGLERYNDMNQGDGHELVDAVGVKSFCYCGPWLHANFLARRKGASSSCDDLVPKYFFAELTIDADGLSCVSCSKFDSVDWKNFGGCGVCPATFVHPAGGGYIGARPERRLQPAPTGLQISFGF, translated from the exons ATGACTGGCCTCCGTGACGAGCCCGCGGCCAGGGAACCCCGGAGATCCAAGCGTCTCCAGCGGTCCATGCCCGAGGCGGCGGCCCCTCCTCCGGCACGCCGGACCAGGCGCACCAAGCGCCCGGCTCCTCCGCGCGAGGCCGAGCCCTCCGTTCCCGACGCGAGGGCTGCGCGATCATCTTCGCCCCGTTACAACGATCGGGAATTGGTGGATGTGGCTGCGTTGCCTCCTCGTCCCGCACCCCGCGCGGAGGCGGCCCCGGTTCCTCCGCCCGAGCGCGGGGACTCGCCTCGCACCGCCTACGTGCTCCGCAACCGCCGAGTCCCGGATACCGGCATCCACAAGCCCACCCCGCCTCCGTGCTACGAGAGAAG GGAAATTAAGCTGGATCAGCCACGCTTATCCAAGAAGCAACTTAAGCGAGCTGAACTTTGGAACGCCCCAGCATGTGCGCGCAAGGGTTTGGAACGCTACAACGACATGAATCAG GGGGATGGGCATGAGCTGGTTGACGCAGTGGGCGTCAAAAGCTTTTGCTACTGTGGTCCGTGGCTGCATGCAAATTTTCTTGCTAGGCGTAAAGGTGCCAGTAGCAGCTGTGATGATCTTGTTCCCAAGTACTTCTTTGCTGAGCTGACAATCGATGCAGATGGTCTCTCGTGCGTTTCATGCTCCAAGTTTGACTCAG TTGACTGGAAGAACTTTGGCGGATGTGGAGTGTGCCCGGCAACATTTGTCCATCCCGCTGGTGGTGGCTACATTGGTGCCCGGCCTGAACGACGTCTTCAGCCTGCTCCCACTGGTCTACAGATATCATTTGGTTTCTGA